A section of the Ammospiza nelsoni isolate bAmmNel1 chromosome W, bAmmNel1.pri, whole genome shotgun sequence genome encodes:
- the LOC132086151 gene encoding zinc finger protein 34-like translates to MGYEHHEVTPGHAPVRVRGSRPRLISGLPGVPQLRYRPFPSPRPGGPPFHSPASHGDPQNQCPAPSVPGHPHVDPRDPHEGRSRLLFPEKAPLREPGDTRGSTRTPLSHRSAPRLRSPGCWVGEPPIGPRAGQGLGDPPGADPSPGPSPKFRSGSAGLCGPAWQPSTLNNRRLLSHALIRSFSAAEASLPRGVEGGQSYSQSSELVVHEQLHDGEKPHKCLQCGKSFRRSSHLISHQMIHTGEWPYKCGECGKGFSYRSNLVTHQRIHTGEKPYECPQCQKRFQSSSNLLQHQRIHTEERPFLCPECRKGLKHKSDLIKHRRIHTGERPYQCATCGKSFTTSSHLTRHQRSHQ, encoded by the exons ATGGGGTACGAGCATCAcgaagtcaccccaggacacgcCCCTGTCAGGGTCAGGGGGTCCCGTCCCCGCCTCATCTCCGGGCTGCCGGGGGTCCCCCAGCTCCGGTAtcgccccttcccctctccccgccCCGGGGGTCCCCCGTTCCACAGCCCCGCCTCTCACGGGGATCCCCAAAACCAATGTCCCGCCCCGTCGGTACCGGGCCATCCCCACGTGGACCCCCGGGACCCTCACGAGGGGCGATCGCGGCTGCTCTTCCCCGAAAAAGCTCCTCTTAGGGAGCCCGGAGATACCCGGGGCTCGA CTCGGACCCCCCTTTCCCACCGCTCTGCCCCGCGGCTCCGCAGCCCCGGCTGCTGGGTGGGGGAGCCCCCGAtcggccccagggctgggcaggggctcggGGACCCCCCCGGGGCGGATCCGTCCCCCGGCCCGAGCCCCAAATTCCGCTCCGGGTCCGCCGGGCTCTGCGGGCCCGCTTGGCAACCG TCCACGCTCAATAATCGTCGGTTGCTGTCCCACGCTCTCATTCGCTCCTTCAGTGCGGCAGAGGCGTCTCTCCCTCGCGGGGTC gaaggtggGCAGAGCTACAGCCAGAGTTCAGAGCTGGTGGTCCATGAGCAgcttcatgatggggagaagccccacaagtgcttgcagtgtgggaagagctttagGCGGAGCTCCCacctgatcagccaccagatgatccacactggggaatggccctacaagtgtggggagtgtgggaagggcttcagctacAGATCCAACCTTGTGACCCACCAACGCATCCACACGGGGGAGaagccctacgagtgtccccagtgtcagaagaggtttcagagcagctccaatctcctccagcaccagcggATTCACActgaggagaggcccttcctctgccctgagTGCAGGAAGGGCTTGAAGCACAAGTCCGACCTCATCAagcaccggcgcatccacactggggagaggccctaccaGTGCGCCacatgtgggaagagcttcaccACCAGCTCTCACTTGACCAGACACCAACGGAGCCACCAGTAA